A portion of the Bacteroides faecium genome contains these proteins:
- a CDS encoding type VI secretion system Vgr family protein: MPQELHHIRTQVFIDGKRFLFSSLKLDQYLNGHHVFDIVLKGKPLPNECIWSQDRNEIISKQGAEVLIKMTELPDGKENIFKGIITRVQISGGNDDSGTLHFRGYSPTILLESNKTMDSFTDKKLAEIADEIAGSYGNGIKMINAPSYKDKIPYVQQHEESGYAFLQRLAYQYGEWCYYDGELFHWGNPGKDEDEPLIYHKDLSDLNFYTEISPFHFSRYDYHPSEDRITETEESNPEEVGNIYVTATRKRSDAVYKSGSILPNRPVVENASQVKDILEMEKVRQTASLAGIAGKSTTCRIKIGKVVTVSIPQTMGNQPDIGRYRVVRISHIVEGPDRYRNEFEAVPAGIKYLPANNVTLPYAYPATGIVTSNADPNNQGRVKVEFPWQHKKGKTTHWIRVQSPDAGSGKEVQANRGFVFIPEEGDQVMVSFEHGDPSRPYVSGSLFHGKNGQGGDKDNHLHSIITKSGHCIVFDDNNEGEWGITINDGSGNMIHLNTKDKNIEINSPETISLIAKNIKIAANESLDLNAEGKATLAAKSELTVISDGKLTAQAKQDAKLSSNSKVSVSAMNEIDIDGQKVALSGKSQVAVNSTGTMQVSGAITNIQGTAFKIQIT; this comes from the coding sequence ATGCCACAAGAGTTACATCACATAAGAACCCAGGTTTTCATTGACGGAAAACGCTTTTTATTCAGTTCACTCAAACTTGACCAATATCTAAACGGACACCACGTTTTCGATATTGTGTTAAAAGGAAAGCCACTCCCGAACGAATGTATTTGGTCACAAGACCGTAATGAGATAATCAGCAAACAGGGGGCGGAAGTTCTTATCAAAATGACAGAACTCCCTGACGGAAAAGAAAATATATTCAAAGGAATTATCACAAGAGTACAAATAAGCGGCGGAAACGATGATTCAGGAACATTGCATTTCCGGGGGTATAGCCCGACTATCCTGCTGGAGTCTAACAAGACAATGGATTCTTTCACTGACAAGAAACTGGCGGAGATAGCTGACGAGATAGCCGGAAGCTATGGAAATGGTATCAAAATGATTAATGCGCCATCTTATAAGGACAAGATCCCGTATGTACAACAGCATGAGGAATCAGGATACGCCTTTCTTCAGCGACTGGCATATCAATACGGAGAATGGTGTTATTATGACGGTGAATTATTTCACTGGGGAAATCCGGGAAAGGACGAAGACGAACCGTTAATCTATCACAAGGATTTATCGGATTTAAATTTCTACACAGAAATTTCCCCTTTCCATTTTTCCCGTTATGATTATCACCCGTCGGAAGACCGCATCACTGAAACGGAAGAGAGCAACCCGGAAGAGGTCGGGAATATCTATGTTACAGCAACCCGGAAGAGGTCGGATGCCGTATATAAATCCGGTTCTATTCTGCCCAACCGCCCTGTAGTGGAAAATGCATCACAGGTCAAAGACATTCTCGAAATGGAAAAAGTCCGGCAGACGGCTTCTCTGGCAGGAATTGCGGGGAAAAGTACTACTTGCCGGATTAAAATAGGAAAGGTGGTCACTGTGAGTATTCCGCAAACAATGGGGAATCAGCCCGATATAGGGCGTTACCGGGTGGTGCGGATAAGCCACATCGTAGAAGGTCCCGACCGATATCGGAATGAGTTTGAAGCAGTACCTGCCGGAATTAAGTATCTTCCCGCAAATAACGTAACTTTGCCTTATGCCTACCCTGCCACAGGCATTGTAACAAGTAATGCAGACCCTAATAACCAAGGACGCGTGAAAGTAGAGTTTCCCTGGCAACATAAAAAAGGAAAAACGACTCATTGGATACGGGTGCAAAGTCCGGACGCAGGCTCAGGAAAAGAGGTTCAGGCTAACAGGGGATTTGTTTTCATTCCCGAAGAGGGGGATCAGGTGATGGTTTCATTTGAACATGGAGACCCGTCCCGTCCATACGTATCCGGCTCATTATTTCATGGGAAGAATGGACAGGGGGGCGACAAGGACAATCATCTACATAGCATCATTACCAAGAGCGGACACTGTATTGTGTTTGACGACAACAACGAGGGAGAATGGGGCATCACTATCAATGATGGCTCAGGAAACATGATTCATCTGAACACAAAAGATAAGAATATTGAAATTAATTCTCCCGAAACGATTTCGCTTATTGCCAAAAATATCAAAATAGCCGCTAATGAATCGCTGGATTTGAATGCCGAAGGGAAAGCTACGTTGGCTGCCAAATCGGAACTGACAGTTATCAGTGACGGTAAGCTGACTGCCCAAGCCAAGCAAGACGCCAAACTTTCTTCTAACAGCAAGGTGAGTGTGAGTGCAATGAATGAAATAGATATTGACGGACAGAAGGTTGCGTTATCCGGCAAATCCCAGGTAGCGGTAAATAGTACAGGAACGATGCAAGTGTCCGGAGCAATAACTAATATTCAGGGAACGGCATTCAAAATACAAATTACTTAA
- a CDS encoding DUF5458 family protein yields the protein MEKTDKENEATILEKEFVQTQTGEVQSSLKENITKLARFGGFSFIEATVEGTQNINPEKKARKKIFLGDISKQNEREALINNLDLWIELLSSNENTSELITKCKAKNEKLSLLLKKNQAATVDTVKELERSYREIAQFYVNTGSEKLTNIAIVNASPEQIADLDNPLFIEYIANELRQNFDKLDLSGNYSLLVIPGYMGSKQVIDKWAEISHRNKVQLFTDFADLDQPDDVVEMFDSSYLAGGDVFRSHVSLSCNWPIGRNRYAELDESDDLRISPSASLAGKIYTTPMSQVTAGKKYGVINEVSGVAFPLKKSEISLLEKMGLIPMVNEYGSVMAFSAKTLFNGDNLGLQTYSVVRVFDYVTKVLFDFLNRRTFENWNSRLEKDIRRQIVNFLDSITGPDALIEKFKVIRFERDPENKDRIYLDINLTPYFPAKNYILKLEGTKGDDDVKWDSECNQE from the coding sequence ATGGAAAAGACAGATAAAGAAAATGAAGCAACAATACTGGAAAAAGAGTTCGTCCAAACTCAGACAGGAGAAGTACAAAGTTCATTAAAGGAAAATATAACTAAGCTGGCAAGATTCGGCGGATTCAGTTTCATTGAAGCCACCGTAGAAGGCACACAAAATATAAATCCGGAGAAAAAAGCCCGCAAAAAGATATTTTTAGGAGACATATCCAAGCAAAATGAAAGAGAAGCTCTCATCAATAATCTGGATTTATGGATAGAACTTCTTTCAAGTAATGAGAACACCTCAGAACTAATAACAAAATGTAAGGCTAAAAACGAAAAACTTTCATTATTGTTGAAAAAGAATCAGGCTGCAACTGTAGACACAGTTAAAGAACTGGAACGTTCTTATAGGGAAATCGCACAGTTCTATGTGAATACAGGCAGCGAAAAATTGACAAATATAGCTATTGTAAATGCCTCGCCCGAACAGATTGCCGACCTCGACAATCCGTTGTTTATAGAATATATAGCTAACGAATTAAGACAGAATTTTGATAAATTGGATTTATCGGGTAACTATTCTTTATTAGTGATCCCCGGGTATATGGGTTCTAAACAGGTCATCGATAAATGGGCGGAAATCTCTCATCGGAATAAGGTACAGTTATTTACTGATTTTGCAGATTTGGACCAGCCGGACGATGTGGTGGAAATGTTCGATTCTTCTTATCTGGCAGGTGGAGATGTGTTCAGAAGTCATGTTTCACTCTCCTGCAACTGGCCTATCGGCAGAAATCGTTATGCCGAACTTGACGAAAGTGACGATTTAAGAATCTCGCCTTCCGCCAGCCTGGCAGGAAAAATCTATACGACTCCAATGTCGCAAGTCACAGCCGGGAAAAAATATGGAGTGATCAATGAAGTTTCCGGTGTTGCTTTTCCATTAAAGAAAAGTGAAATATCACTTTTAGAAAAGATGGGGCTAATTCCAATGGTCAACGAATATGGCAGTGTTATGGCATTTTCAGCCAAGACTCTTTTTAATGGGGATAATTTGGGGCTGCAAACCTATTCGGTAGTACGAGTATTTGATTATGTCACAAAAGTTTTGTTTGACTTTCTTAACCGCCGTACTTTCGAAAATTGGAATTCGAGACTGGAAAAAGATATCAGAAGACAAATTGTTAACTTTTTGGACAGTATAACAGGACCGGACGCTTTGATTGAGAAGTTCAAGGTTATACGATTTGAGCGTGATCCGGAAAATAAAGACCGTATCTACCTGGATATTAACCTGACCCCTTATTTCCCGGCAAAGAATTATATCCTCAAACTCGAGGGGACAAAAGGTGATGACGATGTTAAATGGGATAGCGAATGTAATCAGGAATAG